From one Paenibacillus sp. FSL K6-1330 genomic stretch:
- the aroQ gene encoding type II 3-dehydroquinate dehydratase has translation MKSIWVINGPNLNLLGFREPGIYGSLSLQAIEDNLRKQADLAGIGITFYQSNHEGAIIDRIHEAIGQADGILLNPGALTHYSYAVRDAISSARIPTVEVHLSNIHAREEFRHTSVIAPVAVGQIAGFGAASYTLGLSALLQVLNDPEG, from the coding sequence ATGAAATCCATATGGGTGATAAACGGACCGAACTTAAACCTGCTCGGCTTCCGTGAACCGGGCATTTATGGTTCACTCAGCTTGCAGGCGATCGAAGATAATTTGCGTAAACAGGCGGATCTCGCCGGTATCGGTATTACCTTCTATCAGTCTAATCATGAGGGTGCTATCATTGACCGTATTCATGAAGCAATTGGACAGGCGGACGGCATACTACTTAACCCGGGAGCACTGACCCACTACAGCTACGCTGTACGTGATGCCATCAGTTCTGCCCGTATTCCGACAGTGGAAGTTCATCTATCGAACATTCATGCCAGGGAGGAATTTCGTCATACCTCCGTCATCGCACCTGTTGCTGTCGGACAAATCGCGGGTTTTGGCGCAGCGAGTTACACACTGGGCTTGTCGGCCCTTTTGCAAGTCCTGAACGACCCAGAAGGATAG
- a CDS encoding Xaa-Pro peptidase family protein: MSNKRVVKLREKLQGKGLTAMLVASPINRRYLTGFTGSAGYVLITRDNAYLLTDFRYMTQAPQQAVGFQVVEHGPKVMETVKDLLSSEGITSLGFEQDHVTYGVFSTYSEQLAPISLVPVSGLVEDLRIFKDEEELSIMQRAADLADQTFSHVLTILAAGKTEREIDLEMEMFMRKHGATASSFDTIVASGERSALPHGVASERVIQGNEFVTFDFGALLDGYCSDLTRTVALGSPDPKLKEIYDIVLEAQLHALDHIKPGMTGREADALTRDIITRYGYGEYFGHSTGHGLGMEVHESPRLSKLSDDVLKPGMVVTVEPGIYLPGLGGVRIEDDIVITESGIHILTSSSKDYTVL; this comes from the coding sequence ATGAGTAACAAACGAGTGGTTAAACTGCGCGAGAAACTTCAAGGCAAAGGCTTAACGGCTATGCTGGTTGCAAGCCCGATCAACCGCAGATATTTGACAGGCTTTACCGGGTCTGCCGGCTATGTGCTGATCACACGGGATAATGCCTATCTCTTGACGGATTTCCGCTATATGACTCAAGCTCCACAGCAAGCCGTCGGCTTTCAAGTGGTTGAGCATGGACCGAAGGTTATGGAGACGGTCAAGGATTTGCTATCTTCCGAGGGGATTACATCGCTTGGATTTGAACAGGACCATGTTACATACGGCGTATTTTCCACCTATTCGGAACAGCTCGCGCCAATTAGCCTGGTGCCGGTTTCAGGTCTTGTAGAGGATTTGCGGATATTCAAGGATGAGGAAGAATTGAGCATTATGCAGCGGGCTGCCGATTTGGCTGATCAAACGTTCAGCCATGTGCTGACCATTCTGGCTGCCGGCAAAACGGAGCGGGAAATCGATCTGGAGATGGAAATGTTCATGCGCAAGCATGGCGCCACAGCGTCTTCCTTTGATACCATTGTCGCTTCCGGTGAGCGTTCGGCTCTTCCGCACGGCGTTGCCAGCGAGCGTGTCATTCAAGGGAACGAATTCGTTACGTTTGATTTCGGTGCGCTGCTTGACGGATACTGCTCTGATCTCACAAGAACCGTTGCGCTCGGAAGTCCTGATCCTAAACTGAAGGAGATTTATGATATCGTGCTGGAAGCACAGCTTCATGCACTGGATCATATTAAACCTGGTATGACAGGACGCGAGGCAGACGCCTTAACTCGTGATATTATAACCCGTTATGGATACGGGGAATATTTTGGACACAGCACGGGGCATGGTTTGGGTATGGAGGTTCATGAATCTCCGAGACTGTCCAAGCTGAGTGATGATGTGCTGAAGCCGGGTATGGTGGTAACGGTGGAGCCGGGCATTTACTTGCCTGGGCTTGGCGGTGTCCGAATTGAAGATGATATCGTCATTACGGAATCGGGTATTCATATACTAACAAGCTCGTCCAAAGACTACACTGTGCTATAA
- the efp gene encoding elongation factor P, with protein MISVNDFKTGLTVEVDGDIFTVLDFQHVKPGKGAAFVRSKLKNLRNGNTVEKTFRAGETIGRAIIDNRGVQYLYASGQEHVFMDNETYDQFSLTSEQLEWELNFLRENMNVNIISYQGEILGINLPNSVELKVVETEPGIKGNTATGATKSAKVETGLNVQVPLFINEDDVLLIDTREGKYISRA; from the coding sequence GTGATTTCAGTTAACGATTTTAAAACAGGTTTGACCGTAGAAGTAGATGGCGATATATTCACCGTTTTGGATTTTCAGCACGTAAAGCCTGGTAAAGGCGCAGCTTTCGTGCGTTCCAAATTGAAAAACCTGCGCAACGGCAACACCGTAGAGAAGACGTTCCGTGCAGGTGAAACGATTGGCCGCGCGATCATCGACAATCGTGGTGTACAGTATCTTTACGCCAGCGGTCAAGAGCATGTATTCATGGATAACGAAACTTACGATCAGTTCAGCTTGACTAGCGAGCAGCTGGAATGGGAACTGAACTTCCTGAGAGAGAACATGAATGTAAACATCATCAGCTACCAAGGGGAAATCCTCGGGATCAACCTGCCTAACAGCGTGGAGCTGAAAGTTGTTGAAACCGAGCCGGGAATCAAAGGCAACACGGCTACGGGCGCAACGAAGAGTGCGAAAGTGGAAACCGGCCTGAATGTACAAGTTCCGCTGTTCATTAATGAAGACGATGTGCTTCTGATCGATACACGCGAAGGTAAATACATCTCCCGTGCATAG
- a CDS encoding aspartate kinase, giving the protein MSLYVMKFGGSSVGDTERMKRVARRIVEKQDEGHQCVVVVSAMGDTTDDLIDQAKLLNENPPAREMDMLMTTGEQISISLLSMAIHGLGRKAKSFTGWQAGFRTESVHGKARITDIMPERVFKALDEGNVVIVAGFQGMSEDGEITTFGRGGSDTTAVALAAAIQADVCEIYTDVDGIYSTDPRVVKCARKLKEISYDEMLELANLGAAVLHPRAVEYAKHNQVKLVVRSSFNHNEGTVVKEETSMEQGVVVSGIAFDKNVVRISILGVSDTPGVLAQVFGELAKEAIDVDIIVQSGVQNGEADFSFTVSLADRERALSVIEQIRSKTPYRDVTSEDHLVKVSIVGAGMVSHPGVAAQMFDVISRQGVSIKMVSTSEIKVSCVIEGTNLEGVVQALHTAYGLDTDQQASVGGPQVRR; this is encoded by the coding sequence TTGTCACTGTACGTCATGAAATTCGGAGGCAGCTCTGTAGGGGATACAGAACGTATGAAGCGTGTTGCCAGAAGAATTGTAGAGAAACAAGATGAAGGTCATCAATGTGTAGTCGTGGTGTCTGCTATGGGGGATACGACAGACGATTTGATTGACCAGGCAAAGCTGTTGAACGAGAATCCGCCCGCGCGGGAAATGGATATGCTGATGACCACGGGAGAGCAAATATCCATATCGCTGCTATCCATGGCCATTCACGGTCTCGGACGCAAGGCAAAGTCTTTTACCGGCTGGCAGGCGGGGTTCCGAACGGAATCGGTCCATGGCAAAGCCCGCATTACGGATATTATGCCAGAGCGCGTGTTTAAAGCGCTTGACGAAGGGAATGTCGTCATTGTAGCGGGATTCCAGGGAATGTCTGAGGATGGAGAGATTACAACGTTTGGACGCGGGGGATCAGATACCACGGCGGTTGCTCTAGCGGCTGCCATCCAAGCGGATGTATGCGAAATATATACAGATGTGGACGGAATTTACTCCACGGATCCGCGAGTTGTTAAATGTGCGCGGAAGTTGAAGGAGATTTCCTATGACGAGATGCTGGAGTTAGCCAATCTTGGAGCAGCTGTTCTTCACCCGCGTGCGGTTGAGTATGCGAAGCATAATCAAGTCAAGCTTGTCGTCAGATCCAGCTTTAATCATAACGAGGGTACGGTTGTTAAGGAGGAAACAAGCATGGAACAAGGTGTGGTTGTCAGCGGAATTGCATTTGACAAAAATGTGGTGAGAATTAGTATTCTGGGCGTTTCCGATACGCCAGGCGTTTTGGCTCAAGTGTTCGGAGAACTTGCAAAAGAAGCGATTGATGTTGATATTATCGTACAGAGCGGTGTGCAGAACGGCGAAGCAGACTTTTCCTTTACCGTTTCCTTGGCCGATCGGGAGCGTGCGTTGTCAGTTATTGAACAAATCCGGAGCAAAACTCCGTATCGTGACGTTACCTCGGAAGACCATCTGGTGAAAGTATCGATTGTTGGCGCTGGCATGGTCAGTCACCCGGGTGTGGCCGCGCAAATGTTTGATGTCATCTCCCGGCAGGGGGTCAGCATCAAAATGGTCAGCACGTCCGAAATCAAAGTATCCTGCGTCATTGAAGGAACCAATCTGGAAGGTGTCGTGCAGGCGCTTCATACCGCGTACGGATTGGATACGGATCAGCAGGCTTCCGTTGGCGGACCGCAGGTTCGGCGATAA
- a CDS encoding YqhV family protein, translating to MLDKFVASMATLRFFSGSLEIVAAIIMLRLNQVDKALAVNSALAFMGPLVLILTTTIGLVGMADKLSWGKIGWILCGVSCLLYGVLKK from the coding sequence ATGCTGGACAAGTTTGTCGCTAGTATGGCCACGCTTCGTTTTTTCTCTGGCAGTCTCGAGATTGTGGCGGCCATCATCATGCTGCGTCTGAACCAAGTTGATAAAGCGCTGGCTGTGAATTCGGCTCTGGCTTTCATGGGCCCGCTGGTACTGATTCTGACAACAACGATTGGCCTTGTGGGAATGGCAGATAAATTGTCGTGGGGGAAGATCGGCTGGATTTTGTGCGGCGTCTCCTGTCTCTTATACGGCGTTCTAAAAAAATGA
- the spoIIIAA gene encoding stage III sporulation protein AA, producing MTLNWLDLFPETVKRMLLSLSNELLNHVEEVRIREERPLEINSAGKHHFLDRRGGLTLRPDEAYKPTREDTHRLLDLISNHSLYTMEEELRKGFITIPGGHRVGLTGRTVLSGGKVEHIRDISGFNVRIAKEVQGAADDIIPHLLDRKRKRVMHSLILSPPQQGKTTLLRDLARQISYGKWGNSAVHWPGMKVGIIDERSEIAGCLRGVPGFDVGPRTDVLDGCPKAEGMMMMIRSMSPDVLIVDEIGRPEDAEAVIEALHAGISVIATAHGSSIQDMRGRPALAGLLENRMFEMYAVLSRTSDQRSYKLYDGGQRTLQTAAVGPPGGDAYA from the coding sequence ATGACATTGAATTGGTTAGACCTGTTTCCCGAAACCGTAAAACGAATGCTGCTGAGCCTGTCGAATGAGCTTCTCAATCATGTAGAGGAGGTACGTATCCGGGAGGAACGTCCGCTGGAAATTAATTCGGCGGGCAAGCATCATTTTCTGGACCGGCGGGGCGGGCTTACACTGCGGCCTGATGAAGCGTATAAGCCGACGCGTGAAGATACCCATCGGTTGCTGGATCTAATCAGTAACCATTCCCTCTACACCATGGAAGAGGAATTGCGAAAAGGGTTTATCACGATACCTGGGGGGCATCGGGTCGGGCTCACCGGCCGGACGGTGCTCAGCGGGGGTAAGGTTGAACACATTCGGGATATTAGTGGATTTAATGTCCGGATTGCCAAGGAGGTTCAGGGAGCGGCGGATGACATCATCCCGCATTTACTTGACCGGAAACGGAAAAGGGTGATGCACTCGCTGATCTTATCCCCGCCTCAGCAGGGCAAAACAACGCTGCTCAGGGATCTGGCGAGGCAGATCAGTTACGGCAAGTGGGGGAATTCGGCCGTGCATTGGCCGGGAATGAAGGTAGGCATCATCGACGAACGTTCTGAAATCGCCGGTTGTTTGCGCGGAGTCCCTGGATTCGACGTAGGTCCGCGTACGGATGTGCTGGATGGTTGTCCGAAAGCTGAAGGGATGATGATGATGATCCGTTCAATGTCCCCGGATGTGCTGATTGTGGACGAGATCGGACGGCCTGAGGATGCGGAAGCTGTCATTGAAGCCTTGCATGCAGGAATTAGCGTGATTGCAACGGCACATGGCTCATCCATACAAGATATGCGGGGGCGACCGGCACTCGCCGGTCTTTTGGAGAACCGAATGTTTGAAATGTATGCCGTTCTCAGTAGAACAAGCGACCAAAGATCATACAAGCTGTATGACGGAGGTCAGCGAACGCTTCAGACGGCTGCAGTCGGTCCGCCGGGCGGTGATGCCTATGCTTAA
- the spoIIIAB gene encoding stage III sporulation protein SpoIIIAB: MLKLVGAVLVLGAGTLAGFFQAQQFAARPRQLRELILALQRLETEISYGLTPLPDALERIGDSLREPLRSLFASAALYMRPDYGLSAQDSIRKALGEYWKRTSMKSAEREVLEQLSGVLGTSDRQDQIKHIALAVGQLKHEEAAARDDQVKYEKMSKSLGLLIGALIVILIF; this comes from the coding sequence ATGCTTAAATTGGTCGGGGCTGTGCTTGTGCTGGGAGCCGGAACTTTAGCCGGATTTTTTCAGGCCCAGCAATTCGCAGCAAGACCCAGGCAGCTGCGAGAACTTATTCTCGCGCTTCAACGGCTGGAAACGGAGATCAGCTACGGTTTGACGCCGCTACCCGATGCGCTGGAGCGAATTGGCGATTCCCTTCGTGAACCGCTCAGATCCTTATTTGCCTCAGCCGCGCTTTACATGAGACCCGATTATGGGTTATCCGCACAGGACAGCATCCGCAAGGCACTGGGCGAATACTGGAAGCGAACATCAATGAAAAGTGCCGAGCGTGAGGTGTTGGAGCAGCTAAGCGGCGTTCTTGGCACCAGTGACAGGCAGGACCAGATCAAACATATCGCTCTGGCCGTGGGACAGCTCAAGCATGAAGAAGCAGCGGCAAGGGATGACCAGGTCAAATATGAAAAGATGAGCAAAAGTCTGGGACTGCTCATTGGAGCATTGATCGTCATTTTGATCTTTTAG
- the spoIIIAC gene encoding stage III sporulation protein AC — protein MNIEVNAIFQIAGIGIIIAMIHTVLKQMGKEDMAHWVTLIGFVVVLFMVVRLLDDLLKEIKSIFLFQ, from the coding sequence ATGAACATTGAAGTGAACGCCATCTTCCAGATTGCCGGTATCGGGATCATCATTGCCATGATTCATACCGTCCTGAAACAGATGGGGAAAGAGGATATGGCACATTGGGTAACCCTGATCGGGTTTGTGGTTGTGCTGTTTATGGTAGTCAGATTGCTCGACGATTTGCTCAAGGAAATCAAAAGTATTTTTCTATTCCAGTAG
- the spoIIIAD gene encoding stage III sporulation protein AD, whose amino-acid sequence MEIIQVVGLGIIATVLILVVKEQKPLFAFLLAVATSLLIFLFLIGKIGNVLSMLEDLAENSGVQIIYLKTVLKIIGIAYIAEMGAQIVRDAGQESIASKIELAGKVLILVLAVPIIGIIIETVLKLLPA is encoded by the coding sequence ATGGAAATTATCCAGGTGGTAGGACTGGGCATCATCGCTACCGTGCTGATCTTGGTTGTCAAGGAACAGAAGCCGCTCTTTGCCTTTCTTCTGGCAGTGGCAACCTCACTTCTCATCTTCCTGTTCCTGATCGGGAAGATTGGAAATGTCTTATCCATGCTGGAAGATTTGGCGGAGAACTCCGGTGTCCAGATCATTTATCTGAAGACCGTTCTGAAAATCATCGGCATTGCCTATATTGCGGAGATGGGGGCCCAGATCGTACGAGATGCCGGACAGGAATCGATCGCATCCAAAATAGAACTGGCGGGAAAAGTGCTCATATTGGTGCTCGCTGTACCGATTATCGGGATCATCATCGAGACGGTCCTGAAGCTCCTCCCGGCTTGA
- the spoIIIAE gene encoding stage III sporulation protein AE, producing MVTGVILRNGLAVFRLLILMLFMSGLFCGTISATAAANPADEWVEQQTQQLPTDQVEKYWDRLMKDYGGFFPDGKTPSLMDMLLPGGDGLSFKGVMSGIGKYLWHEVLYNGKLLATIVMLSIMSLILENLQTAFEKSTVSRVAYTICYMVVLVIAVNSFSIAIGYARDAITQMIDFMMAMLPLLFALMASMGNVVTVSVAHPLVIFMVHTVGTLISTIVFPLLFFAALLHLVSSLSEKYKLTQLGNLLRGVSMGVLGVLLTVFLGVISVQGLTSSVTDGVTIRAAKYVTGNFVPVVGKMFADATDTVISASLLVKNSIGLAGVIIILFLCAFPAIKILTLALIYNVAAAVMQPLGDTPIGTCLQTIGKTMLYVFTALAAVSMMFFLAITILLTAGNITVMMR from the coding sequence ATGGTTACAGGAGTTATACTTCGAAATGGCTTGGCTGTGTTTCGTCTACTGATCCTGATGTTGTTTATGTCCGGATTGTTCTGCGGAACAATAAGTGCGACCGCCGCGGCAAATCCGGCCGATGAGTGGGTAGAGCAGCAGACGCAGCAGCTGCCGACAGACCAGGTCGAGAAATACTGGGACCGGCTCATGAAGGATTACGGCGGTTTCTTCCCGGATGGAAAGACGCCGTCCCTGATGGATATGCTGCTGCCGGGCGGCGATGGTCTTAGCTTCAAAGGGGTTATGTCCGGAATCGGAAAGTATTTGTGGCACGAGGTGCTTTATAACGGCAAGCTGCTGGCGACCATTGTGATGCTGAGCATCATGAGTCTGATCCTTGAGAATCTGCAGACGGCCTTCGAAAAAAGCACCGTGAGTCGGGTTGCCTATACCATCTGTTACATGGTTGTCCTGGTCATTGCCGTTAACAGCTTCAGCATCGCGATTGGATATGCCCGGGACGCCATTACCCAAATGATCGATTTCATGATGGCGATGCTTCCCTTGCTCTTTGCACTGATGGCTTCGATGGGCAATGTCGTGACTGTCTCGGTGGCTCATCCGCTAGTCATCTTCATGGTACATACGGTAGGTACGCTGATCAGCACGATTGTGTTCCCGCTTCTGTTCTTCGCGGCTCTGCTGCATCTGGTTAGTTCGCTATCCGAAAAGTACAAGCTGACCCAGCTGGGCAACCTGCTGCGAGGAGTTTCAATGGGCGTTCTGGGCGTGCTGCTTACCGTGTTTCTGGGGGTTATCTCCGTCCAAGGACTTACCAGCTCGGTTACGGACGGTGTGACGATCCGGGCAGCCAAATATGTAACCGGCAATTTCGTTCCGGTAGTCGGCAAGATGTTCGCAGATGCAACGGATACCGTGATCTCGGCCTCATTACTCGTCAAGAATTCCATCGGGCTGGCAGGGGTCATCATTATTTTGTTCCTTTGCGCATTCCCTGCGATCAAGATCTTGACGCTTGCCTTGATATATAACGTCGCAGCGGCCGTCATGCAGCCGCTCGGAGACACCCCGATCGGCACCTGC